The window GCTACTTCTTTAGCGAATAATATATCCTCTGTTTTGGCATCGGGTGCTAAAAATTTATCGATAATGCCATCTACAAATGAACCTACACCCGATTCTTGTATTTCCTGCTGTTGCTTTGTTCTTTTTTCTATTGCTTCTGGCGTGTCTGCTGCATCAGAAGAATAAAGTAAGATGGCTTTATCAATAGGAAACAGCTTCTTTTCCAATGCCGCTAAAGTAATATATCCGCCCATGGAGTGACCTAACCAAAAGGCACTTTGCACATTTTCTTTCATAAGTACCTCGACAACATCTTCAGCATAGCGCTGCATCGTATAAACCTTGTCTTCCCCTACTTCACTCTGTCCGTGTCCAGGCAAATCAATTGCGATGACATCGAATTTTTGTGTTAATGGAACAATAATTTTATCGAAAATGGCAATGCCACCTAAAAAACCATGGATTAATACAAGAACCTTGCCTGAACCTTCTCGTTTATAATTTAACAAAATACCACTCCCCTATTCGAGTCTACACTCTAACCATAGCCTAGAAATTTTAATAGTAAACCTACCTTGTATTTTTCGGGGTTAAAATTAATTTGTGAAATGTGATTTAAGATATTTCGTGAAATTTATTTTTATATAAAATGATTGAATTCAATGAAACAATAAGTGCACACAACAGAAAAATTGGTGCAACTGGTAAATAATCAGCCCACATTCCTCCAATAAATAGACCAACTGGCAATGCATGCGAGCTTCATCAACATCGAGGATGTACCTGCAACTCTACCTAGTAAATGATTCGGTGTTGTTTCTTGAGGATGGCTAAAAAGATAATATTTGTTACCGTGGCTAAGGCTGTTCGAATTGCAAGAAGGATGCCTAAAAATAGCCAGCTGTCTGCTAAGAAAAATAATATGAAGGCAGGCGTATCAAATAATGGTACATATGTATAAATGGCTCCGCGTCGCCACTTTGCACGGAGCGGTTTGATGATTTTTGCTCCAACAAGTCCTCCTGCAGCCGATAAGGCAAACATGAAACCAAGTTGTCCCTTTGTGAATTGCAATATATCGAGTGCATAAAAGGTTAATACCACAATGCAAAGACTTGAAGCAAAGTTTGACAGGAAGATTGTCCATGTCGGTATAAAAATGGCGCGATTACCAAATAGAGCAGTAATTCCCTCTTTCAAATCATCCTTTCACCAAAAACAAAAAAATACATCGTCTGTGAAAAGCGATGTACAATTTGATGATTTATTTATTTCTACAGAATTTACAGACCTGCACGGTTTTCGTTGGATCTATTTTATGGGCGTACAATAACTTGACTCTTTTCCGATTACATAAAGGACAATCGCCTCGCCCATTAGATGGCAGTCGATTTAATATTTTTCCACGATTTCTTTTCGCCACAGCCATTCACCTCTACTAAAAGATTGATTGTTCATTCTAATAGATGTTGAGTTTCTGAAAAGAGTGACGATATAATGAAGTCAAATTTGAAAAAAAGGAGATTGCTTATGACATTAGAAATGAATCAAGCCAAGCTTTGTCCACTCTGTCAGAAAGGTAATAAGTGTGGGATGACCGACAATCCTTCAACAGGAGAATGCTGGTGTTTTAAAGTAGTCTTCCCAAAAGAGATTTTCGACCAGTTACCACCTGATCGTGAAAAGGTTTGTATTTGTGAAAATTGTTTGGTGGAATTTAAGTCTTAACGTCTCCTATCCAGACCAATCCGAGTCGTGCTTAGGGAATAGAAAGACACTGATAGGAAGTACAATTAGCGCTCGCACAAATGCGGCCATTGTTGCTTGCTCCACTGAAAAAACAAACATGGCATGGACAAAAACGACTTGAGCCACTTCTATTCATGCTGAGCTCAAGTCACTTTAATTACAGTGAATTTACTTCCTATATTCCAATAATTCTGGTGGGACGGTTGTGAAAATTAAAAGTTCTGCATCTTTGTAAGGTTTCATCTTTAAATAGTCATCCAGTATCAACATACTCGCCCAATATTGCATTACGAGTTCTTCTTTCGATGGAAGCCCCACTGTAAAATAACCTCCGCCTGTTTCCTGCTTCATATATTGATCTTCTATGTAAGCAAATAAATCACTCGATAAATCCCGATTAAATACTAAAATTTTATTCGTGGTTAGAGGAAATGTCAAATAAGGTTGTTCTGGTTGACCCAATTGGGCACCGAACGCATTGTTAAAATCAACCCAGCTTTCGACATTTGTGGGTCTTAGTTTTTCTGTTAGTTCTGGAAATAAATTGCCTCCGTTCGTATAGTAACCTGTTCTCGTTTGGTGATTTAACCCTTCTTTTAACGCATTGTTAGGACTGTTAAATGTATTGCTGTCTTGATTGATTGCGATGTAGTGGTATAAATGCATTGTCTTGCCTCCTTTTATATATAAATATATTATTCTCCAAATAAATCAAACCACCTTTAACAAAAAACTAATAAGTACGTGAAATAATAATTTATCCAAATAAATTGGTCGCCCCATTCAAATATCCATCTGTATAAATTACCCAAAATAATTGAAACTTCTTCCTATTTTAACTCGTACTTATTATAAGGAGGATGATTTTTTGATACGTATTGCGATTCAATCAGGTGGCTATGAACGAAAGCATCAAATTTTACATAATATTCAATTCGAACTTTTACCAGGGCAATTAATAGGGTTAATTGGTTCGAATGGTGCGGGGAAAAGTACGACCATTCAGGCAATGATGGGCACGTTACCGTATATGGAAGGCTCTGTGCATTTACCAGCGTATGGTTATGTGCCAGAAAGACCGATTTTGTATGAATACTTTACGTTAAAGGAGCATATTGATTTTTTAATTCGATCGGTTGGACAAGATGCTTCGGTTTTACAACAACGTGCAAATAAGCTATGTGAAACGTTTCAGCTAACGACGAAATTATCAGAATATCCAACGAAATTTTCGAAAGGGATGCAACAGAAGGTCATGCTTATTTTAGCCTTCACTCCCCTTTATACTTTTTACATAGTTGATGAACCATTTATGGGACTGGACCCGCAGGCGATGCGTCGTTTAATCCAATTATTAAATGAACTGAAAGAGCAAGGTGCGAGTATATTAATGTCTACCCATGCGCTTGATACGGCGGAAAAAATTTGCGACCGTTTCGTACTGATGCATGAAGGGACGATTTTAAAAAAAGGAACATTAGCTGAAATAAAAGATGGTGTACATGTTGAAGACAATTCACTACTTGCTGCTTTCGATGCCTTACTCGAGGTGAAAAAGTAATGGAACTCTTTAGAAATAGATTAAGCAGGCAATGGCAATTTAACCGCACCATATTAAAAAGCATCGCAGATTGGACTGTATGGATTTATATTTGTATTCCAGCGGCATTGTTCTCCTATTTTCTCTATCGCGAAACGATCATGCAAAAGCAATTTGGTTTGTTAGAATGGGTTCCATTTGAAGTGTTCCTGTTTGTGCTTCTTTTTCTCCTGCAAACGGGGATTATTCGAAGTTTACTAGAACCTGCTGATAAATTGTTTCTTATTCAGCAGCCGGCGCAATGGCGAAAGCTGTTAGCTGGCGGACTTATTTATTCATTATCCTTGAAAATCCTATTTAACGGACTTGTTCTAGGTTTACTGTATAATGTCTTTATTCATTTATACGACCGTTCAGTGCTCGAAATCATTTTCATCTTTTTCTTAAGTTTAACTACTTATTTATGGAAACAACTCATCGTTCGAACGGATTGGAGAGAATGGTTTCAAACGATTTTACAATTCCTCCTTCCGTTGCTCATGACCGTGCTTTTTTTAGTTGTTCCAACGCCTTTAGGAATGATAATTAGTTGCTTTATCATTACCCTACTTCTCGCAATTTATATTCAACGCTATGTGTATCGCCACCATTCGTTTGATAAGTTATTACGTGTGGATCTTTCACAATATTATTTTTTAGTCGGAACGGTTTTTACATTAAGCAAGGAATTACAAAGTATGAATACACCTAAAGAGACGGGAAAAAAGCCACGTTTCTTTACGAAGCGAATCATTCAAGATGAAGTTGTAGAACTGATTGTCAAAACATTCATTCGAAATAGAAGGTATAAATGGGCTTATTTACGACTCGTTGGAATTACGCTACCACTTTATTTCGCATTGCCTTTTTGGGCACAAATCCTTTTAGTTATTGCAACTTACTTTATGCTCAAGGGATATACAAATTCCCTCATTACTGAAATGAGAGAACATCCAATCCATGTCATATTTCAAATTTCCGATGAGCGTTGGAATGCCGCGCAATTAACAGTGAAAAATAAACTTATTCGGTTCATTATGGTGTTTGTAATTGTCTATTTTATAGGTATTACAGTAGTTTTTAATGGTTTTTGATATGTGAAATAGCCCGGTTAAGATGTTTAATCAGATTTCCGCACTTTATAACGATAAGACTTAATTTTTTTGCATAATTTTATTCATCAATTAATATGGTGCAGCATTATCAAAACACCTCTAAACGACTTTTACCGATCGTGCCTAAAAATATGTAAAGATAATATTCATACAAAAAGCCAAAGCCACGAAACGTTGATTTTAACAACATTCGTGGCTTAATTGTGCATCCCAAAACTTTGATTTGGTAATGTTTTTTGTATAACAAATTAATAAAATTTTTCTTATGGTATGGTTCACCGTGGTGTATCTAAATGAGGTTTTGACTTATCCTCTAAATCACGGTATTTATTAACTATTCAGAAAATTAACTTGTGTTTTTTGTTAACATCCAGTATTTTATATCTTAATGATATATATCTTTTGGATAGGTGTGAAAATATTGAAAAGTTATAACGATACAACATATGCAATATTAGGGATATTAACTACTGAATGTAAATCAGGTTACGCCATTAAACAGTTCATTGACAAGAGCTTAAATCATTTTTGGAAAATTAGTTATGGACAAATATATCCAACTCTAAAATTAATTGTCCAAGAGGAATTAGCAGAAGTTCGTACTTCATCAAGCCCAGGAAAACCTGATAGAAATGAGTACTATCTTACCTTAAAAGGAATGGAAGTACTGAAAAATTGGTTGGAGCAGCCCATTAAACAAATACCAATTGACCGAAATGAAATTTTACTTAAATTATTTTTTGGTCGCTATCAAGCTCGAGAAAATAAGGTATTGCTTCTACAGAATTACAAGCAAGAACTTGAAGGACGTTATCAAACCTATATATCTATTGAACAGGCTATTATCAATCACAAAGATAACGATGATGATTCAATATTTTGGTTGTTTACATTGGATTATGGAAAAAGGACCACCAAAGCTGCGATAGATTGGTGCGAGTTTACTCTTGATAAATTATCTACGAAGGGGGATTAGCGATGACTAAGCAGATTTATACTGGTCGTTATACGATTGATAATACAGAGGATATTGTCGTTTTCATCATTGGAATGAGATTTAATAGGCGACTCGCAGTTCATAAGTGGTTACCAGTATTTAACGCCATGCCTGGAATGATTAAGGAGCTTTATATAAACAAAGAGGAACTGGGATTTCTATCGATGGAAAGTTATTTTGGACTTAGAACTACTACTATGATCCAATATTGGCGTTCAATCGAAGACCTGCTTGCTTATTCTAAAAATGAAAAACATTTTACTGCTTGGAAAAAATTCAACCAAAAAGTAGGTAACAATGATGCGGTTGGAATTTATCATGAAACTTATCAAATAAGTAAGGGTCATTATGAATCTATTTATGTAAATATGCCTCACTATGGATTAGGAAAGGCATTGGAGCATATTCCCATTACTGCAGAACGAAATTCCTCACGTAAACGACTTAAAGACCAGTAATTTTGTTCTAGTTTAAAAAGCACCTTATAGCAAATTATGAAGTGCTCCCCGTCAAGTAGCAGTGGAAATAATAAAAATAGGTTAAGCGGATTGAGCTCTGATTTTGATGGGCTTAAGCCGTTTAATCGTTTTTGATACCGTTCATGATTATGCCCCGTTAGTTATACCTTCTTTCACTAACATCGATCTGAGTAAAACGAGTTTTTATTGATTCTGCAAACTTATGAGTAAATACCTGATTCAATGTTTGTCTAATTAGGGATCTTACTACTTTCAGCGATTATAAATAAAACTATGATTAAATAATGTTCTTACAAAAAGTCACGAACGTTGAAATAAACATTCGTGGCTTTTAGGATCGTTTCCAAACTTTAATTTCGGAATATTTGTTCTACATTTGAAGTATAGAAAAAATTTTTTACTAGTTATTCAAATCTTTTTTGTCCTAAACTAAAATAAATTGCGGACAGTAGTAAAAGTAGCCCTGCCCCAATAAAAAGCCATTGAACAGAATAGATATTTGCTAATGTCCCTGCTAATAGTGTTGATAAACCAAATAACAGAGATGTTAATACACCTTGAGCACTATAAACTTTTATGAGTTGTTCATCCGTTGCTTTCAATTGTAGCCACGTTCCAAGTAGAATGCCTTTGAACTGGTCTAAAACTCCGAAAAATAGACTTAATATTAGTGCTAAAATTGCAACTTGGTTTAATCCAAACAATAACATCACAATCGCAGCAGCAAATGATGAAACCAAAACGATTTTTTTCAAATTTTTCTCGAAAACTTGTTCAAATTTGGTACAAATAAAACCACCGATTACCAATCCAATGAAGAAGGTTGTATTAATATACCCCCACCATGCCTCAGATGCATGTAATACATCAGCAACAAAAAGATACATAATGGCTGCAACCCAAACGACATTTGCAATGGATTCAAAAACAATCATTACATGAATCGTGCGGAAGGAATGATTATCCCAAATAAGGTTAAAACCCTCTGTTAATTCTTGTTTTTTAGCAACATTTATTTTTCTTTCGAATGGCGTAGGATCTATAACGAACAAAATAAACAATGTAGAAAGCACAAAAAGTATCAACGTAATCCAAATAACTGTGTTTCCATTTGTATTCGCTACAAGTATTCCGCCAAGTGCCCAACCTCCAAGCTGTGTCGATTCATTAATCATTGATAAAATTCCATTTGCACGTAAAAGCTGCGATTTTTCTAATATCCGAGGAACTAGCGCATTACTAGCTGGTTGTGCAAGTCCATCTAAAAGAGCAACGACAAAAATAATAATTAGAATAAAAATTAACGATAGCGTATAGTACAAACCTACAGCTAAAATTGATAATAATATCGTTTTTAACGCTTGGGATATGACAAGTAATTGTTTTAAAGGATAACGATTTACCAGTAAAGGTGCGAGACTGCTAGTTATCATACGCCCTGCCATATTTAAAAATGGTAGTAACGCCAGATAAAATGGCGATTCACTTACTTGATATAAAATAGAAATTAACCCGACTATATAAAAAACATCACCTAAGTTAGCAAGTAATTGACTCACCCATAAAAAATGAAACGACTTTTTCATCTTCACTACCCTTTCTTTTATAAAAAATTTAAAAGGTAGTTAAATTTACACTCGTATCTCCTCCGATTTACTTTCACTTTGTTTTATCATTATCATACATACTTATATAAGATAACCTGAATTCACTATAAAGTTCTTTTTTTGGTAGGAAGATGAAATGTTGGATTTTACTAATATTGTATCATTAAAAATACTAATTAATAGGCTTCTAGAGTTGTTAGGAGTGTTTCTATTAGTATCACCCCGATTTGTATATTCTTCACCTCCTGTAATAACCCCATATATTGGTTAGATAGATTGCGATTTCTTTACATTAAGTGGTCTAATCAGATTTCCTGACCTTACAACGATAAGACTTAATTTTTTGCACGATTTTAATCAACAATGACGATGATGCAGCATTATCAAAATACATCAAAACTGTTGTTATAAATGATCTTCATCGATTGTGCAAAAAATATGTATAGATCATGTTCTACAAAAAGCCACGAAAAGTTGAATAAACAATATTTTAGTGGTTGATATAATCAAAAATATAGTTTAAAAAAGATTTAATTTTTCTTTTATATCTTGAACAATAACATTAATTTCAAATTTTTCAGTATCTATATACTCTCCAAAATCATATTTACTGTAGGCTTCCAAGCATTTATCGGTTTGTTGAAAACACCAGTTGCCTTCTTCCTCTCCACGTAGTCTTAGCCTTTCGTAAATTGTTTCTTTATTTGCACTCAAACAAAAATGATAGGTGTGTTCATCTATACTTCTAAATCCTTTGTAAATGAAATGAAAGTATTCTATATTCCGAATTGTCATCGGCACTATTAGATTAATTTTATATTTTGTTATTAACCGTTTTGCCACATCAACGGTTAACTCTTTCCATAAATCTAAATCTTGAAAGTCCCCTGTAGAGGATTCAATTCTTTTTATATCCATTGGAATAACATTTCTTAACATATACCCTATCTCTTCAGGGTCATATATCATACTATTTTTAATTTCGTTTTGAAGCAGATTTGCAATAGTAGTTTTACCCACACCAAATGCTCCATTTATCATTATAATCACTTCACCATCTC is drawn from Solibacillus sp. R5-41 and contains these coding sequences:
- a CDS encoding alpha/beta fold hydrolase, whose product is MLNYKREGSGKVLVLIHGFLGGIAIFDKIIVPLTQKFDVIAIDLPGHGQSEVGEDKVYTMQRYAEDVVEVLMKENVQSAFWLGHSMGGYITLAALEKKLFPIDKAILLYSSDAADTPEAIEKRTKQQQEIQESGVGSFVDGIIDKFLAPDAKTEDILFAKEVAYEATSDGLIAALGAMTTRTDQRKLVANIEGPMLIIEGEQDLVVKPIETYNRHVQKVKTNTGHLGMLEDSKAVLQAIVAFL
- a CDS encoding cysteine-rich CWC family protein yields the protein MTLEMNQAKLCPLCQKGNKCGMTDNPSTGECWCFKVVFPKEIFDQLPPDREKVCICENCLVEFKS
- a CDS encoding ABC transporter ATP-binding protein, whose translation is MIRIAIQSGGYERKHQILHNIQFELLPGQLIGLIGSNGAGKSTTIQAMMGTLPYMEGSVHLPAYGYVPERPILYEYFTLKEHIDFLIRSVGQDASVLQQRANKLCETFQLTTKLSEYPTKFSKGMQQKVMLILAFTPLYTFYIVDEPFMGLDPQAMRRLIQLLNELKEQGASILMSTHALDTAEKICDRFVLMHEGTILKKGTLAEIKDGVHVEDNSLLAAFDALLEVKK
- a CDS encoding ABC transporter permease, which codes for MELFRNRLSRQWQFNRTILKSIADWTVWIYICIPAALFSYFLYRETIMQKQFGLLEWVPFEVFLFVLLFLLQTGIIRSLLEPADKLFLIQQPAQWRKLLAGGLIYSLSLKILFNGLVLGLLYNVFIHLYDRSVLEIIFIFFLSLTTYLWKQLIVRTDWREWFQTILQFLLPLLMTVLFLVVPTPLGMIISCFIITLLLAIYIQRYVYRHHSFDKLLRVDLSQYYFLVGTVFTLSKELQSMNTPKETGKKPRFFTKRIIQDEVVELIVKTFIRNRRYKWAYLRLVGITLPLYFALPFWAQILLVIATYFMLKGYTNSLITEMREHPIHVIFQISDERWNAAQLTVKNKLIRFIMVFVIVYFIGITVVFNGF
- a CDS encoding PadR family transcriptional regulator; the protein is MKSYNDTTYAILGILTTECKSGYAIKQFIDKSLNHFWKISYGQIYPTLKLIVQEELAEVRTSSSPGKPDRNEYYLTLKGMEVLKNWLEQPIKQIPIDRNEILLKLFFGRYQARENKVLLLQNYKQELEGRYQTYISIEQAIINHKDNDDDSIFWLFTLDYGKRTTKAAIDWCEFTLDKLSTKGD
- a CDS encoding DUF4188 domain-containing protein, translating into MTKQIYTGRYTIDNTEDIVVFIIGMRFNRRLAVHKWLPVFNAMPGMIKELYINKEELGFLSMESYFGLRTTTMIQYWRSIEDLLAYSKNEKHFTAWKKFNQKVGNNDAVGIYHETYQISKGHYESIYVNMPHYGLGKALEHIPITAERNSSRKRLKDQ
- a CDS encoding MFS transporter; protein product: MKKSFHFLWVSQLLANLGDVFYIVGLISILYQVSESPFYLALLPFLNMAGRMITSSLAPLLVNRYPLKQLLVISQALKTILLSILAVGLYYTLSLIFILIIIFVVALLDGLAQPASNALVPRILEKSQLLRANGILSMINESTQLGGWALGGILVANTNGNTVIWITLILFVLSTLFILFVIDPTPFERKINVAKKQELTEGFNLIWDNHSFRTIHVMIVFESIANVVWVAAIMYLFVADVLHASEAWWGYINTTFFIGLVIGGFICTKFEQVFEKNLKKIVLVSSFAAAIVMLLFGLNQVAILALILSLFFGVLDQFKGILLGTWLQLKATDEQLIKVYSAQGVLTSLLFGLSTLLAGTLANIYSVQWLFIGAGLLLLLSAIYFSLGQKRFE
- a CDS encoding AAA family ATPase, producing the protein MINGAFGVGKTTIANLLQNEIKNSMIYDPEEIGYMLRNVIPMDIKRIESSTGDFQDLDLWKELTVDVAKRLITKYKINLIVPMTIRNIEYFHFIYKGFRSIDEHTYHFCLSANKETIYERLRLRGEEEGNWCFQQTDKCLEAYSKYDFGEYIDTEKFEINVIVQDIKEKLNLF